The Chrysemys picta bellii isolate R12L10 chromosome 12, ASM1138683v2, whole genome shotgun sequence genome has a segment encoding these proteins:
- the LOC101932048 gene encoding tripartite motif-containing protein 10-like isoform X2, whose product MASATPVWEIQEETNCPICLEYLTDPVTIQCGHNFCRVCITQHCETWEEQDSDPLCCPSCRVRIRKGALQSNYQLANIVEKLKQLDFKPGKENLCERHGKALDLFCEEDREAACVVCERSPQHRSHPMLLMEEAAQKYKEKIQAHLKTRRQEREKLLEFKMTGERKSQEYLKQTQTERQKIVTEFQQLQQFLGEQERLLLVHLEKLDEEIVRIQNENVSKLSEQISHLSELISEMEGKCQKPASEFLQVRLNEKH is encoded by the exons ATGGCCTCAGCGACTCCTGTATGGGAAATCCAAGAGGAAACCAACTGTCCCATCTGCCTGGAATATCTGACGGACCCAGTCACCATACAGTGTGGGCACAACTTCTGCCGGGTCTGCATCACTCAGCACTGTGAGACATGGGAAGAGCAGGACTCTGACCCCTtgtgctgccccagctgcagAGTCCGAATCCGGAAAGGGGCTCTCCAGAGTAACTATCAGCTAGCAAATATAGTGGAAAAACTCAAACAACTGGATTTCAAACCAGGAAAAGAGAATCTGTGTGAGAGACACGGCAAAGCCCTGGATCTGTTCTGTGAAGAGGACAGGGAAGCCGCGTGTGTGGTTTGTGAGAGATCCCCCCAGCACAGATCTCACCCGATGCTTCTCATGGAGGAAGCTGCCCAGAAATACAAG GAAAAAATCCAGGCCCATTTGAAGACTCGGCggcaagagagagaaaagcttctgGAATTTAAAATGACTGGAGAAAGAAAAAGCCAGGAGTATCTG aaacaaacacaaaccgagaggcagaagattgtgactgaatttcagcaactgcagCAGTTCCTGGGggaacaagagcgactcctgctggtCCACCTGGAGAAGCTGGATGAGGAGATTGTGAGGATCCAGAATGAAAATGTCAGTAAACTCTCCGAGCAGATTTCCCATCTCAGTGAGCTGATCAGTGAgatggaggggaagtgtcagaagcCAGCGAGTGAATTTCTGCAGGTGAGACTGAATGAAAAACATTAG